In a genomic window of Ralstonia nicotianae:
- the gstA gene encoding glutathione transferase GstA, producing MKLYYAPGACSLAVHIALREVGVPFDLAAVDLAQHTTADGGDFYAVAPRGYVPVLELADGSRHTEGAALLQHVADLDPSQALIGAPGSPRRLAVVQWLTFVSTELHKVFSPWLWHKETAESTRQWVKDRLAARFAELEALFARQPWLAGDYSVADAYAFTVINWANLLALPLTPYPNLKAYLERVAARPKVQEALRAEGLAK from the coding sequence ATGAAGCTCTACTACGCTCCCGGTGCCTGCTCGCTCGCCGTCCACATCGCCCTGCGCGAGGTGGGCGTGCCGTTCGATCTCGCCGCCGTCGACCTGGCCCAGCACACCACGGCGGACGGCGGCGACTTCTACGCCGTTGCACCGCGCGGCTACGTACCGGTGCTCGAACTCGCCGATGGCTCCCGCCATACCGAAGGCGCGGCGCTGCTGCAGCACGTGGCCGACCTCGATCCGTCACAAGCGCTGATCGGCGCGCCGGGCTCGCCGCGCCGGCTGGCGGTCGTGCAATGGCTGACGTTCGTCAGCACCGAACTGCACAAGGTCTTCAGCCCGTGGCTGTGGCACAAGGAGACGGCGGAATCCACGCGCCAATGGGTCAAGGACAGGCTGGCCGCGCGCTTTGCCGAACTGGAAGCCCTGTTCGCCCGGCAACCCTGGCTCGCCGGCGACTACAGCGTGGCCGATGCCTATGCCTTCACCGTCATCAACTGGGCCAACCTGCTGGCACTGCCGCTGACGCCCTACCCGAACCTGAAGGCCTACCTGGAACGCGTGGCCGCACGGCCGAAGGTGCAGGAGGCGCTGCGGGCGGAGGGGCTGGCAAAGTAA
- a CDS encoding LysR family transcriptional regulator, whose product MHAQTQYRLSAADLEVVLAMARTGTLAAAGERLGVDASTVFRSLQRIERGLGQALFARSRTGYLANELAQSLAERAEQVEAALEAARSAANMAPDPVAGTVRITTTDTILHGLVAPALMALHAQHPGLVYDLHVGNELASLTRRDADIAVRATRRPPPHLVGKQIGPVRVGLYAGRGSAFQHYADVEAGRAPWIGVDDAIPDHPSVVWRKRHVPKAVPAYRVNSLQTVMEMVGLGLGVGILPVFLADMRSDLVPLLGVLYAGQTELWLLMHPESRHLRRIATVYGHLAQVLRLP is encoded by the coding sequence ATGCATGCGCAAACGCAATACCGGCTGAGCGCGGCCGACCTGGAAGTCGTGCTGGCGATGGCGCGCACCGGCACGCTGGCGGCGGCGGGCGAGCGGCTGGGCGTGGACGCCTCCACCGTGTTCCGCTCACTGCAGCGGATCGAGCGCGGGCTGGGGCAGGCCCTGTTCGCGCGCTCGCGCACCGGGTATCTGGCCAACGAGTTGGCGCAGTCGCTGGCCGAGCGGGCGGAGCAGGTGGAAGCGGCGCTGGAGGCGGCGCGCTCGGCGGCCAACATGGCGCCGGACCCGGTCGCGGGCACGGTGCGCATCACCACCACCGACACCATCCTGCATGGCCTGGTCGCGCCCGCGCTCATGGCGCTGCATGCGCAGCATCCGGGCCTGGTCTATGACCTGCACGTCGGCAACGAACTGGCGAGCCTGACCCGGCGCGACGCCGACATTGCCGTGCGCGCCACGCGGCGCCCGCCGCCGCATCTCGTGGGCAAGCAGATCGGCCCGGTCCGCGTGGGGCTGTACGCGGGCAGGGGCAGTGCCTTCCAGCACTACGCCGACGTGGAGGCCGGCCGCGCGCCGTGGATCGGCGTGGATGACGCGATTCCCGATCACCCTTCCGTGGTCTGGCGCAAGCGCCATGTTCCCAAGGCGGTGCCGGCGTACCGCGTCAACAGCCTTCAGACGGTGATGGAAATGGTCGGGTTGGGCCTGGGGGTGGGCATCCTGCCGGTTTTCCTGGCTGACATGCGTAGCGACCTGGTGCCGCTGCTCGGTGTGCTGTATGCCGGCCAGACTGAGCTATGGCTGCTGATGCATCCGGAGTCGCGGCACCTGCGGCGGATCGCGACGGTGTATGGGCATCTGGCGCAGGTGCTGCGGCTGCCGTGA
- a CDS encoding methyl-accepting chemotaxis protein produces the protein MSSLRTRILVISSATVIGALALSGAATYAIVRASTLASIDQNLTAIASGNTLAIDKWVTAKAQAVKATAEAVEYGDPHGLVKHMGDADGFPITTVGWTDKTFFSTSAGTPKDYDPTARPWYKSAIAAGKPTVTKPYGDASTGVPYVSFAAPLMRNGAATGALSGAVPLDGVREVVAAVHPTPSSLAFVVARDGQVIAHPDAKLMLKPVTEVSAALTPDALTSLAKATAPLEVELAGAAKLLKAQAVQGTDWYLVIALDKAEATAGLRSVARALGVAMVLLTLAAVGIAAFFTAQSFRRLSQVRDAMDTIGSGGGDLTHRLPVVGNDEVAQISASFNTFIDKIGEVLLEVRASVENMKSATGEIEMGNRDLSLRTETSASNLQETSAALTELTTSVKNSAEAAVQATRLAGEASEAAVRGGEVVSGAVSTMDAIAQSSSRISEIIGVIDSIAFQTNILALNAAVEAARAGENGRGFAVVAGEVRTLAQRSAAAAREIKALIQASEASVKAGAERVDAAGATMREIVEGIQRVSRIIGEIDGAMHEQSAGISQIDRSVAEMDQATQQNAALVEQSTAASSMLNEQAHGLARTVGLFRLRGG, from the coding sequence ATGTCCTCTCTCCGCACCCGCATCCTCGTCATCTCTTCGGCCACCGTGATCGGTGCGCTCGCGCTGTCGGGGGCCGCCACGTACGCCATCGTGCGCGCCAGCACGCTGGCATCCATCGATCAGAACCTGACGGCCATCGCCAGCGGCAACACGCTGGCCATCGACAAGTGGGTGACAGCCAAGGCCCAGGCCGTGAAGGCGACGGCGGAGGCGGTGGAGTACGGCGATCCGCATGGCCTGGTCAAGCACATGGGCGATGCCGATGGCTTCCCGATCACCACCGTCGGCTGGACCGACAAGACGTTCTTCTCCACCAGCGCCGGCACGCCCAAGGACTACGATCCGACCGCCCGCCCCTGGTACAAGTCGGCCATCGCCGCCGGCAAGCCGACCGTCACCAAGCCTTACGGCGATGCGTCGACCGGCGTGCCGTACGTATCGTTCGCCGCGCCGCTGATGCGCAACGGCGCGGCGACCGGCGCGCTGAGCGGCGCGGTGCCGCTGGACGGCGTGCGCGAAGTGGTGGCGGCGGTGCATCCGACGCCGTCGAGCCTGGCCTTCGTGGTGGCGCGCGACGGCCAGGTGATCGCGCATCCCGATGCCAAGCTGATGCTCAAGCCGGTGACGGAGGTGTCGGCCGCGCTGACGCCGGATGCGCTGACGTCGCTGGCCAAGGCGACCGCGCCGCTGGAAGTGGAGCTGGCCGGTGCCGCCAAGCTGCTCAAGGCGCAGGCGGTGCAGGGCACCGACTGGTATCTGGTGATCGCGCTGGACAAGGCTGAGGCCACCGCCGGCCTGCGCAGCGTGGCGCGCGCGCTGGGGGTGGCGATGGTGCTGCTGACGCTGGCGGCGGTAGGCATCGCGGCGTTCTTCACCGCGCAGTCGTTCCGCCGGCTGTCGCAGGTGCGCGATGCGATGGACACCATCGGCTCCGGCGGCGGCGACCTGACGCATCGGCTGCCGGTGGTCGGCAACGATGAGGTGGCGCAGATCTCCGCATCGTTCAACACCTTCATCGACAAGATCGGCGAGGTGCTGCTGGAGGTGCGCGCCAGCGTCGAAAACATGAAGTCCGCCACCGGCGAGATCGAGATGGGCAACCGCGACCTGTCGCTGCGCACGGAGACGTCGGCGAGCAACCTGCAGGAAACCTCGGCCGCACTCACCGAGCTGACCACCAGCGTGAAGAACTCCGCCGAGGCCGCAGTGCAGGCCACGCGCCTCGCGGGCGAGGCCAGCGAGGCGGCCGTGCGCGGCGGCGAGGTGGTGTCGGGTGCGGTCAGCACGATGGACGCGATCGCGCAGTCGTCGTCGCGCATCAGCGAGATCATCGGCGTGATCGACAGCATTGCGTTCCAGACCAACATCCTCGCGCTCAACGCCGCGGTGGAGGCCGCCCGCGCTGGCGAGAACGGCCGCGGCTTTGCCGTGGTGGCCGGCGAGGTGCGCACGCTGGCGCAGCGCAGCGCCGCCGCCGCGCGCGAGATCAAGGCGCTCATCCAGGCCTCGGAAGCCAGCGTCAAGGCCGGCGCCGAGCGCGTCGATGCCGCTGGCGCGACGATGCGCGAGATCGTGGAAGGCATCCAGCGCGTCAGCCGCATCATCGGCGAGATCGATGGCGCCATGCACGAGCAGAGCGCGGGCATCAGCCAGATCGATCGCAGCGTCGCCGAGATGGATCAGGCCACGCAGCAGAACGCCGCGCTGGTGGAGCAATCGACCGCTGCCTCGTCGATGCTCAACGAGCAGGCGCATGGGCTGGCGCGCACGGTTGGGCTGTTCCGGCTGCGCGGGGGCTAG
- a CDS encoding GFA family protein: protein MTHKGSCHCGRIAFEVDGEPGSAMACNCSICQRKGSLLWFVPREHLHLLTPDENASTYTFNKHVIRHRFCPVCGMHPYGEGTGADGKAMVAINIRCLEDIDLAAVPVTQFDGRSR from the coding sequence ATGACGCACAAGGGAAGCTGCCACTGCGGACGCATCGCCTTCGAGGTCGACGGCGAGCCGGGCAGCGCGATGGCCTGCAACTGCTCGATCTGCCAGCGCAAGGGCTCGCTGCTGTGGTTCGTGCCGCGCGAGCACCTGCACCTGCTCACGCCGGACGAGAACGCCAGCACCTACACCTTCAACAAGCACGTGATCCGGCATCGCTTCTGCCCGGTGTGCGGCATGCACCCCTACGGCGAAGGCACCGGTGCCGACGGCAAGGCCATGGTGGCCATCAACATCCGCTGCCTGGAAGACATCGACCTGGCGGCGGTGCCGGTCACGCAGTTCGACGGACGATCACGCTGA
- a CDS encoding cupin domain-containing protein has translation MHRKRCLGWLRAAGVVAASAMCPGAWAQASAPAAAPPLAPQIIDMGAMTAADIGPIVPDMGTLRTRGLVATASGTVGIQAGTVVKHTHAYSDEIQYVMAGTATVWLDNGPREVHAGDLIVIPRGVVHGTLATSADFRAMAIKLPPQRSGDTQKVP, from the coding sequence ATGCATCGCAAGCGCTGTCTGGGATGGCTGCGGGCCGCGGGTGTCGTGGCCGCGTCGGCAATGTGTCCGGGGGCATGGGCGCAGGCTTCGGCACCGGCGGCCGCGCCGCCGCTCGCCCCGCAGATCATCGACATGGGCGCCATGACCGCCGCCGACATCGGCCCCATCGTGCCCGACATGGGGACGCTGCGCACCAGGGGGCTGGTGGCGACCGCCAGCGGGACCGTGGGCATCCAGGCCGGCACCGTCGTCAAGCACACGCATGCCTATTCCGACGAGATCCAGTACGTGATGGCCGGCACCGCCACCGTGTGGCTCGACAACGGGCCGCGCGAGGTGCACGCGGGCGACCTGATCGTGATCCCGCGCGGCGTCGTGCACGGGACGCTGGCGACCAGCGCGGACTTCAGGGCGATGGCGATCAAGCTGCCGCCGCAGCGCTCGGGGGATACCCAGAAAGTCCCCTGA